A genomic window from Cricetulus griseus strain 17A/GY chromosome 4, alternate assembly CriGri-PICRH-1.0, whole genome shotgun sequence includes:
- the Srpra gene encoding signal recognition particle receptor subunit alpha, with protein sequence MLDFFTIFSKGGLVLWCFQGVSDSCTGPVNALIRSVLLQERGGNNSFTHEALTLKYKLDNQFELVFVVGFQKILTLTYVDKLIDDVHRLFRDKYRTEIQQQSALSLLNGTFDFQNDFLRLLREAEESSKIRAPTTMKKFEDSEKSKKPVRSMIETRGEKTKEKTKNNKKKGAKKEGSDGPLATSKTAPAEKSGLPVGPENGELSKEELIRRKREEFIQKHGKGLDKSSKSTKSDTPKEKGKKAPRVWELGGCANKEVLDYSAPTTNGTPEAALSEDINLIRGTGPGGQLQDLDCSSSDDEGATQNTKPSATKGALGGMFGMLKGLVGSKSLSREDMESVLDKMRDHLIAKNVAADIAVQLCESVANKLEGKVMGTFSTVTSTVKQALQESLVQILQPQRRVDMLRDIMDAQRRQRPYVVTFCGVNGVGKSTNLAKISFWLLENGFSVLIAACDTFRAGAVEQLRTHTRRLTALHPPEKHGGRTMVQLFEKGYGKDAAGIAMEAIAFARNQGFDVVLVDTAGRMQDNAPLMTALAKLITVNTPDLVLFVGEALVGNEAVDQLVKFNRALADHSMAQTPRLIDGIVLTKFDTIDDKVGAAISMTYITSKPIVFVGTGQTYCDLRSLNAKAVVAALMKA encoded by the exons ATGCTCGATTTCTTCACCATCTTCTCGAAGGGCGGGCTTGTGCTATGGTGTTTCCAGGGCGTGAGCGACTCGTGCACCGGGCCCGTGAACGCGTTGATTCGTTCCGTACTGCTGCAG GAACGGGGAGGTAACAACTCATTCACCCATGAGGCCCTCACACTCAAGTATAAACTGGACAACCAGTTTGAGCTGGTGTTTGTG GTTGGCTTTCAGAAGATCCTCACACTGACCTATGTAGACAAATTGATAGATGATGTACACCGGCTGTTTCGGGATAAATACCGCACAGAGATCCAACAACAAAGTGCTTTAAGTCTATTGAATGGCACTTTTGATTTCCAGAATGACTTCCTTCGGCTCCTTCG TGAGGCAGAGGAGAGCAGTAAGATCCGTGCTCCCACTACCATGAAGAAATTTGAAGATTCTGAAAAATCTAAGAAACCCGTGAGGTCCATGATTGAAACACGGGGTGAAAAgaccaaggaaaaaacaaaaaacaacaaaaaaaagggggcCAAAAAGGAAG GTTCTGATGGCCCTTTGGCTACTAGCAAAACAGCCCCTGCAGAAAAGTCAGGTCTCCCAGTGGGACCTGAGAATGGAGAACTTTCCAAAGAGGAGCTGATACGCAGGAAGCGAGAGGAGTTCATTCAGAAGCATGGGAAGGGTCTGGACAAATCGAG CAAGTCTACAAAGTCAGATACTCCAAAGGAGAAGGGCAAAAAGGCACCCCGGGTTTGGGAACTAGGTGGCTGTGCCAACAAGGAAGTCTTGGATTACAGTGCTCCCACCACCAATGGAACTCCAGAGGCTGCTCTGTCAGAAGATATCAACTTG ATCCGAGGAACTGGGCCTGGGGGGCAGCTTCAAGATCTGGATTGCAGCAGCTCAGATGATGAAGGGGCcactcaaaacaccaaacctag TGCTACCAAGGGAGCTCTGGGTGGCATGTTTGGGATGCTGAAGGGCCTTGTGGGTTCCAAGAGCTTAAGTCGTGAAGACATGGAGTCTGTGCTAGACAAGATGCGTGATCATCTCATTG CTAAGAATGTGGCTGCAGATATTGCTGTCCAGCTCTGTGAATCTGTTGCCAACAAGTTGGAAGGGAAAGTGATGGGGACATTCAGCA CTGTGACTTCCACAGTCAAGCAAGCTCTACAGGAGTCTCTGGTACAGATTCTGCAGCCACAGCGTCGCGTAGACATGCTCCGAGATATCATGGATGCCCAACGTCGCCAGCGCCCTTATGTTGTCACCTTCTGTGGTGTTAATGGTGTGGGGAAGTCTACTAATCTTGCCAAG atttccttctggcttttagagaaTGGCTTCAGTGTCCTCATTGCTGCCTGTGATACTTTTCGGGCTGGGGCTGTTGAGCAACTTCGTACACACACCCGGCGTCTGACTGCCCTCCATCCCCCTGAGAAGCATGGTGGTCGTACAATGGTGCAGTTGTTTGAAAAAGGCTATGGCAAGGACGCTGCTGGCATTGCCATGGAAGCCATTGCTTTTG cACGTAACCAAGGCTTTGATGTGGTGCTGGTGGACACAGCTGGCCGCATGCAAGACAATGCCCCCCTGATGACTGCCCTGGCAAAACTCATTACTGTCAATACACCTGACTTGGTGCTGTTTGTGGGGGAGGCCTTAGTAGGCAATGAAGCCGTGGATCAGCTG GTCAAGTTCAACAGAGCCTTGGCTGACCATTCTATGGCTCAAACACCTCGGCTTATTGATGGTATTGTTCTTACCAAATTTGACACCATTGATGACAAG gtGGGAGCTGCTATTTCTATGACATACATTACAAGCAAACCCATCGTCTTTGTGGGCACTGGCCAGACCTACTGTGACCTACGCAGTCTAAACGCTAAGGCTGTGGTGGCTGCTCTCATGAAGGCTTAA
- the Foxred1 gene encoding FAD-dependent oxidoreductase domain-containing protein 1 isoform X2 — MFRRVLRLGLTPGRPNRGLRTRRGGFILDWDAKVSDFKKKIECMLPGKQWGMPYDTSYLPPKQSDVVIIGGGILGLSVAFWLKKMESSRGAIRVLVVEQDHTYSRASSTGPSVGGIWQQFSVPENVQLSLFSINFLRNINEYLAVVDAPLVDLQFNPSGCLLLASEKNAATLESNVKMQRQEGAKVCLISPEQLQNKFPWINIEGVALASYGMEDEGWFDAWSLFQGLRRKVQSMGVLLYQGEVTRFITSSRQMETTSGEQVVLRRIHEVQVKMNNSLEYQPVECAVVINAAGAWSGQVAELAGIGKGLPGTLQGTKLPVEPRKRYVHLWHCPQGPGLETPLVADINGVYFRREGLGSNYLGGCSPTEEEEPDPTNLEVDHDFFQNKVWPHLVQRVPSFKTLKVQSNWAGYYDYNTFDQNGVVGPHPLVVNMYFATGFSGHGLQHAPGIGRAVAEMVLEGQFKTIDMSPFLFNRFYLGEKLQEYNIL; from the exons ATGTTTCGCAGAGTGCTGCGGCTTGGCTTGACCCCGGGCCGCCCAAATCGGGGCCTACGCACACGCAGAGGAGGATTTATTCTGG ACTGGGATGCAAAGGTGTCTGACTTTAAGAAGAAGATTGAGTGCATGCTGCCCGGAAAGCAATGGGGAATGCCATATGACACCAGCTACTTGCCCCCAAAACAGTCGGATGTGGTCATCATAGGAGGTGGGATCCTTGGTCTGTCTGTGGCCTTTTGGCTGAAGAAGATGGAAAGTAGTCGAGGTGCTATTCGGGTGCTGGTGGTGGAACAAGACCACACG TATTCACGGGCTTCCTCCACAGGGCCTTCTGTGGGAGGGATTTGGCAGCAGTTTTCTGTGCCTGAGAATGTCCAACTCTCCCTCTTTTCAATCAACTTTCTACGGAACATAAAT GAATACCTAGCTGTAGTGGATGCTCCTCTTGTGGACCTCCAGTTCAACCCCTCAGGCTGTCTCTTGCTAGCTTCAGAAAAGAATGCTGCCACCTTGGAAAGCAATGTGAAAATGCAAAG GCAGGAAGGAGCCAAAGTCTGTCTGATATCTCCTGAGCAGCTACAGAACAAGTTTCCTTGGATAAACATAGAAGGAGTGGCTCTGGCGTCTTATG GGATGGAGGATGAAGGTTGGTTTGATGCCTGGTCTCTGTTCCAGGGTCTTCGTCGAAAGGTCCAATCAATGGGAGTCTTACTCTACCAGGGAGAGGTGACAC GTTTCATCACTTCATCTAGACAAATGGAGACCACAAGTGGGGAACAGGTAGTCTTGAGAAGGATCCACGAAGTCCAG GTAAAAATGAACAATAGCCTGGAGTATCAGCCAGTGGAGTGTGCTGTAGTGATCAATGCCGCAGGAGCCTGGTCTGGGCAAGTTGCAGAGCTGGCTGGTATTGGGAAGGGACTGCCTGGCACCCTGCAGGGCACCAAGCTACCTGTGGAGCCAAGGAAAAG GTATGTGCACTTATGGCACTGCCCCCAGGGACCAGGTCTGGAGACACCACTGGTTGCAGACATCAATGGTGTCTATTTTCGACGGGAAGGATTGGGCAGTAACTACCTAGGTGGCTGCAGCCCCACTGAG GAGGAAGAACCAGACCCAACAAATCTGGAAGTGGACCATGATTTCTTCCAGAACAAAGTGTGGCCCCATTTGGTCCAGAGAGTGCCATCTTTTAAGACTCTAAAG GTACAGAGCAACTGGGCTGGCTATTATGACTACAACACTTTTGACCAGAATGGCGTGGTGGGCCCCCACCCACTAGTTGTCAACATGTACTTTGCTACGGGCTTCAGTGGTCATGGACTTCAGCATGCACCTGGCATTGGTCGAGCTGTGGCAGAAATGGTACTAGAGGGCCAGTTCAAGACCATTGACATGAGCCCCTTCCTCTTCAACCGCTTTTACTTAGGAGAGAAGTTACAAGAGTACAATATCCTGTGA
- the Foxred1 gene encoding FAD-dependent oxidoreductase domain-containing protein 1 isoform X1, which produces MFRRVLRLGLTPGRPNRGLRTRRGGFILDWDAKVSDFKKKIECMLPGKQWGMPYDTSYLPPKQSDVVIIGGGILGLSVAFWLKKMESSRGAIRVLVVEQDHTFFFSQYSRASSTGPSVGGIWQQFSVPENVQLSLFSINFLRNINEYLAVVDAPLVDLQFNPSGCLLLASEKNAATLESNVKMQRQEGAKVCLISPEQLQNKFPWINIEGVALASYGMEDEGWFDAWSLFQGLRRKVQSMGVLLYQGEVTRFITSSRQMETTSGEQVVLRRIHEVQVKMNNSLEYQPVECAVVINAAGAWSGQVAELAGIGKGLPGTLQGTKLPVEPRKRYVHLWHCPQGPGLETPLVADINGVYFRREGLGSNYLGGCSPTEEEEPDPTNLEVDHDFFQNKVWPHLVQRVPSFKTLKVQSNWAGYYDYNTFDQNGVVGPHPLVVNMYFATGFSGHGLQHAPGIGRAVAEMVLEGQFKTIDMSPFLFNRFYLGEKLQEYNIL; this is translated from the exons ATGTTTCGCAGAGTGCTGCGGCTTGGCTTGACCCCGGGCCGCCCAAATCGGGGCCTACGCACACGCAGAGGAGGATTTATTCTGG ACTGGGATGCAAAGGTGTCTGACTTTAAGAAGAAGATTGAGTGCATGCTGCCCGGAAAGCAATGGGGAATGCCATATGACACCAGCTACTTGCCCCCAAAACAGTCGGATGTGGTCATCATAGGAGGTGGGATCCTTGGTCTGTCTGTGGCCTTTTGGCTGAAGAAGATGGAAAGTAGTCGAGGTGCTATTCGGGTGCTGGTGGTGGAACAAGACCACACG tttttcttttcacagTATTCACGGGCTTCCTCCACAGGGCCTTCTGTGGGAGGGATTTGGCAGCAGTTTTCTGTGCCTGAGAATGTCCAACTCTCCCTCTTTTCAATCAACTTTCTACGGAACATAAAT GAATACCTAGCTGTAGTGGATGCTCCTCTTGTGGACCTCCAGTTCAACCCCTCAGGCTGTCTCTTGCTAGCTTCAGAAAAGAATGCTGCCACCTTGGAAAGCAATGTGAAAATGCAAAG GCAGGAAGGAGCCAAAGTCTGTCTGATATCTCCTGAGCAGCTACAGAACAAGTTTCCTTGGATAAACATAGAAGGAGTGGCTCTGGCGTCTTATG GGATGGAGGATGAAGGTTGGTTTGATGCCTGGTCTCTGTTCCAGGGTCTTCGTCGAAAGGTCCAATCAATGGGAGTCTTACTCTACCAGGGAGAGGTGACAC GTTTCATCACTTCATCTAGACAAATGGAGACCACAAGTGGGGAACAGGTAGTCTTGAGAAGGATCCACGAAGTCCAG GTAAAAATGAACAATAGCCTGGAGTATCAGCCAGTGGAGTGTGCTGTAGTGATCAATGCCGCAGGAGCCTGGTCTGGGCAAGTTGCAGAGCTGGCTGGTATTGGGAAGGGACTGCCTGGCACCCTGCAGGGCACCAAGCTACCTGTGGAGCCAAGGAAAAG GTATGTGCACTTATGGCACTGCCCCCAGGGACCAGGTCTGGAGACACCACTGGTTGCAGACATCAATGGTGTCTATTTTCGACGGGAAGGATTGGGCAGTAACTACCTAGGTGGCTGCAGCCCCACTGAG GAGGAAGAACCAGACCCAACAAATCTGGAAGTGGACCATGATTTCTTCCAGAACAAAGTGTGGCCCCATTTGGTCCAGAGAGTGCCATCTTTTAAGACTCTAAAG GTACAGAGCAACTGGGCTGGCTATTATGACTACAACACTTTTGACCAGAATGGCGTGGTGGGCCCCCACCCACTAGTTGTCAACATGTACTTTGCTACGGGCTTCAGTGGTCATGGACTTCAGCATGCACCTGGCATTGGTCGAGCTGTGGCAGAAATGGTACTAGAGGGCCAGTTCAAGACCATTGACATGAGCCCCTTCCTCTTCAACCGCTTTTACTTAGGAGAGAAGTTACAAGAGTACAATATCCTGTGA
- the Foxred1 gene encoding FAD-dependent oxidoreductase domain-containing protein 1 isoform X4 gives MQRQEGAKVCLISPEQLQNKFPWINIEGVALASYGMEDEGWFDAWSLFQGLRRKVQSMGVLLYQGEVTRFITSSRQMETTSGEQVVLRRIHEVQVKMNNSLEYQPVECAVVINAAGAWSGQVAELAGIGKGLPGTLQGTKLPVEPRKRYVHLWHCPQGPGLETPLVADINGVYFRREGLGSNYLGGCSPTEEEEPDPTNLEVDHDFFQNKVWPHLVQRVPSFKTLKVQSNWAGYYDYNTFDQNGVVGPHPLVVNMYFATGFSGHGLQHAPGIGRAVAEMVLEGQFKTIDMSPFLFNRFYLGEKLQEYNIL, from the exons ATGCAAAG GCAGGAAGGAGCCAAAGTCTGTCTGATATCTCCTGAGCAGCTACAGAACAAGTTTCCTTGGATAAACATAGAAGGAGTGGCTCTGGCGTCTTATG GGATGGAGGATGAAGGTTGGTTTGATGCCTGGTCTCTGTTCCAGGGTCTTCGTCGAAAGGTCCAATCAATGGGAGTCTTACTCTACCAGGGAGAGGTGACAC GTTTCATCACTTCATCTAGACAAATGGAGACCACAAGTGGGGAACAGGTAGTCTTGAGAAGGATCCACGAAGTCCAG GTAAAAATGAACAATAGCCTGGAGTATCAGCCAGTGGAGTGTGCTGTAGTGATCAATGCCGCAGGAGCCTGGTCTGGGCAAGTTGCAGAGCTGGCTGGTATTGGGAAGGGACTGCCTGGCACCCTGCAGGGCACCAAGCTACCTGTGGAGCCAAGGAAAAG GTATGTGCACTTATGGCACTGCCCCCAGGGACCAGGTCTGGAGACACCACTGGTTGCAGACATCAATGGTGTCTATTTTCGACGGGAAGGATTGGGCAGTAACTACCTAGGTGGCTGCAGCCCCACTGAG GAGGAAGAACCAGACCCAACAAATCTGGAAGTGGACCATGATTTCTTCCAGAACAAAGTGTGGCCCCATTTGGTCCAGAGAGTGCCATCTTTTAAGACTCTAAAG GTACAGAGCAACTGGGCTGGCTATTATGACTACAACACTTTTGACCAGAATGGCGTGGTGGGCCCCCACCCACTAGTTGTCAACATGTACTTTGCTACGGGCTTCAGTGGTCATGGACTTCAGCATGCACCTGGCATTGGTCGAGCTGTGGCAGAAATGGTACTAGAGGGCCAGTTCAAGACCATTGACATGAGCCCCTTCCTCTTCAACCGCTTTTACTTAGGAGAGAAGTTACAAGAGTACAATATCCTGTGA
- the Foxred1 gene encoding FAD-dependent oxidoreductase domain-containing protein 1 isoform X3, whose translation MFRRVLRLGLTPGRPNRGLRTRRGGFILDWDAKVSDFKKKIECMLPGKQWGMPYDTSYLPPKQSDVVIIGGGILGLSVAFWLKKMESSRGAIRVLVVEQDHTEYLAVVDAPLVDLQFNPSGCLLLASEKNAATLESNVKMQRQEGAKVCLISPEQLQNKFPWINIEGVALASYGMEDEGWFDAWSLFQGLRRKVQSMGVLLYQGEVTRFITSSRQMETTSGEQVVLRRIHEVQVKMNNSLEYQPVECAVVINAAGAWSGQVAELAGIGKGLPGTLQGTKLPVEPRKRYVHLWHCPQGPGLETPLVADINGVYFRREGLGSNYLGGCSPTEEEEPDPTNLEVDHDFFQNKVWPHLVQRVPSFKTLKVQSNWAGYYDYNTFDQNGVVGPHPLVVNMYFATGFSGHGLQHAPGIGRAVAEMVLEGQFKTIDMSPFLFNRFYLGEKLQEYNIL comes from the exons ATGTTTCGCAGAGTGCTGCGGCTTGGCTTGACCCCGGGCCGCCCAAATCGGGGCCTACGCACACGCAGAGGAGGATTTATTCTGG ACTGGGATGCAAAGGTGTCTGACTTTAAGAAGAAGATTGAGTGCATGCTGCCCGGAAAGCAATGGGGAATGCCATATGACACCAGCTACTTGCCCCCAAAACAGTCGGATGTGGTCATCATAGGAGGTGGGATCCTTGGTCTGTCTGTGGCCTTTTGGCTGAAGAAGATGGAAAGTAGTCGAGGTGCTATTCGGGTGCTGGTGGTGGAACAAGACCACACG GAATACCTAGCTGTAGTGGATGCTCCTCTTGTGGACCTCCAGTTCAACCCCTCAGGCTGTCTCTTGCTAGCTTCAGAAAAGAATGCTGCCACCTTGGAAAGCAATGTGAAAATGCAAAG GCAGGAAGGAGCCAAAGTCTGTCTGATATCTCCTGAGCAGCTACAGAACAAGTTTCCTTGGATAAACATAGAAGGAGTGGCTCTGGCGTCTTATG GGATGGAGGATGAAGGTTGGTTTGATGCCTGGTCTCTGTTCCAGGGTCTTCGTCGAAAGGTCCAATCAATGGGAGTCTTACTCTACCAGGGAGAGGTGACAC GTTTCATCACTTCATCTAGACAAATGGAGACCACAAGTGGGGAACAGGTAGTCTTGAGAAGGATCCACGAAGTCCAG GTAAAAATGAACAATAGCCTGGAGTATCAGCCAGTGGAGTGTGCTGTAGTGATCAATGCCGCAGGAGCCTGGTCTGGGCAAGTTGCAGAGCTGGCTGGTATTGGGAAGGGACTGCCTGGCACCCTGCAGGGCACCAAGCTACCTGTGGAGCCAAGGAAAAG GTATGTGCACTTATGGCACTGCCCCCAGGGACCAGGTCTGGAGACACCACTGGTTGCAGACATCAATGGTGTCTATTTTCGACGGGAAGGATTGGGCAGTAACTACCTAGGTGGCTGCAGCCCCACTGAG GAGGAAGAACCAGACCCAACAAATCTGGAAGTGGACCATGATTTCTTCCAGAACAAAGTGTGGCCCCATTTGGTCCAGAGAGTGCCATCTTTTAAGACTCTAAAG GTACAGAGCAACTGGGCTGGCTATTATGACTACAACACTTTTGACCAGAATGGCGTGGTGGGCCCCCACCCACTAGTTGTCAACATGTACTTTGCTACGGGCTTCAGTGGTCATGGACTTCAGCATGCACCTGGCATTGGTCGAGCTGTGGCAGAAATGGTACTAGAGGGCCAGTTCAAGACCATTGACATGAGCCCCTTCCTCTTCAACCGCTTTTACTTAGGAGAGAAGTTACAAGAGTACAATATCCTGTGA